ACCATCAACTCGGCTCAGCAGGTGGGTGGTTCGTTCGGTACGGCGCTGCTGAACACGGTCGCGGCGAGCGCCACCGCGACGTACCTGTCCACCCGGATCGCCGCCGACCCGGCGGTGCGGGCCCAGGGCGCGGTGCACGGCTACGTGGTCGCGACGTGGGTGGCGATGGGCATCCTGATGCTGGCGTCGCTGATCGCGTTCCTGATGATCGACCACCGTCCGGCGCCCGGTGAGGCGGCGGGCGTCCCGGGCGGCGCCGAGGCCGTGGCCGAGGGCGCGGCGGCCGGGGCTCCGGTCGAGAGCGCCGTCGCCCAGGCGGAGCGGCAGCGGGCGACCTGAAAGTTTCCGCAAGGTCTTGCAGTCAACCTCCGGCGCCTGCTTGACTCCTGGCCACCGTCCGGGGATCAAGGAGGCGCCGCCGTGCTGGCCGAGTCCGTGCCGCTCGAGTTCGACCTGCTCGTCGTCGGCGGCGCCGGCGTGGACACCGTCGTCCGCGTGGACCGGCTGGAGATCCCGCCCGGCGACTCGCAGTACGTCGGGCCGGTCCACGACTACGTCGGCCACACCGGCAACGGCGTCGCCCTCGGCGCCCACCACCTCGGGCTGCGGACCGCCTTCCTCGACTTCCTCGGCGACGACCCGCAGGGCGATCTGATCCGCGCCGCCTACCGGCGCCACGGCCTGCACTTCGCCCACCTGGTGAGCCCGCACGGCACCCCACGCGGGGTCAACCTGGTGGACGCCGCCGGCCGCCGCTTCTCCTTCTTCGACGGCCGCCACCCCGCCGACCTGCGGCTGCCGCGCGCCTTCTACCTCCCGTACGCCGAGCGCAGCCGGCACGTCCACCTCTCCATCACCGGCGTCAACCGCGACATGTACGGCGACCTGCACCGGCTCGGCCGCACCACCTCCACCGACCTGCACGACTGGGACGGCCGCAACCCGCACCACCGCGACTACGCGGTCAACTCCGACCTGGTGTTCCTGTCCGTCGCCGGCTGCCGGGGCCGCCACGAGGAGCTGATGCGCACGATCCTCGCCGAGGGCCGGGCCGAGGTCGTCGTCGCCACCGCGGGCGCCGAGGGCTGCCACCTGCTCACGAGGGACGATCTCGACCGGGGCGCCCGCGCGGCCCACCACCTCCCGGCCGTCGACCCGGGCCGCCCGGTGGTGGACAGCAACGGCGCCGGGGACGCCTTCGTCTCCGGCTTCCTGTACGCGTGGTTCCGGGGCCGCGCGCCGCTGGACTGCGCCCGGGCCGGCTCGGCCGCCGGGGCGTTCGCGTGCACCGCCGCCGGGACGCACACCGCCTTCATCGGGCCCGAGGACCTGTAGCCGTCCGCCGCCCGGCAGCGGTTTTCTCATGCAGATCCAAGTCGCGGATAACAACATTTCCAGCCGGAGGCGTCATAGTCGTTGACCGAACGTTGCCGCCCCCAAGGCAGGAGAGACGCGCATGGGCCAGCACCGCCGCCCCACCCCGCGACGCCGGCTTCTGGCCCCGACCCTGTTCACCGCGTTCTCGGCCGTCACGGTGGCCGCCGTGGTGACCGGCATGCACTCGCTGAGCCCGTCCGAGGCGACGGCCGCCAGCAGTCCGTCCCGTGCCTCGCCGACCGCCTCCGCGTCGCCGCCCGCCGCCTCGCCCCCGGCTGCCGTGCCGTCCGCCGCGCCCGTGTCGACCTCGCCGGTCGTGCCCTCCGCGCAGTCGAGCAGCCCGCCGTCGACGGAAGACGCGACGCCCTCGCCCACGCCCACCGCCACGCCGAGCACCCCCTCGACGGCCCCGAGCGCCACCGCGACCGCCCCTGTGACTCCCGAATCGGTCACCGTGGGCGTGCTGTTCACCGGCTCCGTCCCGGCCGGCAACCACTTCTGCACCGCCAGCGTGGTGCACAGTCCCACCCGCAACCTGCTGCTGACCGCCGCGCACTGCCTCAACACCACGGACACCGTCACCTTCGCGCCGGGCTACCGCGACGGCCGGACCCCGTTCGGCACCTGGCAGGTCACCGCGATCCACACCACCACCGGCTGGTCCCAGCGGGCCGACCAGGACGAGGACTTCGCGTTCCTGGAGACGGCCCCCAGCAACGGCCGCAAGGTCGAGGACGTGGTCGGCGGCAACCGCCTCGGCGTCGACGAGCCCTTCGACGCCACCATCCGCCTCTACGGCTACGCCGCGGACTCCGAGTCCCCGAACCTCTGCACCAACACCAGCGGCAGGCAGAGCTCCTACCAGCGCGTCATCAGCTGCCCCGGCTACCCGGCCGGTACCAGCGGCGGCCCGTGGATCAACACCGCGACCGGCGACGTGGTCGGCGCCATCGGCGGCTACCAGCAGGGCGGCGAAACGGACGACGTGTCCTACAGCGCCTACTTCGACCACACGATCGCGGCCCTCTTCTCCCAGACCGAGGCCGCCGCCTCCTGAACCCGCCGCCCCCGGCCGCCCGCCCGGCGGCCGGGGGCGGCGTCTCCCCGGCAGCGCGACGCCGAGCCGGCCCGGAACATGACGAAGGCCCAGACCGTGGATCAACTCCACTGACCTGGGCCTCAGTTGCACTTCTCGCGAAGTGCCCCCGGTAGGATTCGAACCTACGCACCCGCCTCCGGAGGGCGGTGCTCTATCCCCTGAGCTACGGGGGCCTGCTGCTGTTTCGCCGTCCGCTTCCGCTTTCGACGTGATGAACACTACCAGGCTTCGGGTGCGGTCCGTGCACGGGTTTCGCGTGGGGCCCTTCGTGGGGGCGGGGGCGAGGGCGGGGGCGGAAGTCGGGAAAGGCCGGACGGGGCGGTGGAGGCGCCGATACCCTCGGTGAGATGTCGGGAGTGTCCGGGCGGGTCCTCGTGGTGGACGACAGCGAGGCGATCCGCCAGCTGATCAGGGTCAACCTGGAGCTCGAGGGCTTCGAGGTGGTGACCGCCGCCGACGGCGCCGAGTGCCTGGAGGTGGTCCGCCGGGTGAAGCCGGACGTGGTGACGCTGGACGTGGTGATGCCCCGGCTGGACGGCCTGCGGACGGCGGCGCGGCTGCGCGCGACCCCGGGCACGAGCCGGCTGCCGATCGCGATAGTGAGCGCCTGCACGCCGGCCGACCTGGACCTGGGGGAGGCGGTCGGCGTGGACGGGTACCT
The nucleotide sequence above comes from Streptomyces kaniharaensis. Encoded proteins:
- a CDS encoding carbohydrate kinase family protein, with protein sequence MLAESVPLEFDLLVVGGAGVDTVVRVDRLEIPPGDSQYVGPVHDYVGHTGNGVALGAHHLGLRTAFLDFLGDDPQGDLIRAAYRRHGLHFAHLVSPHGTPRGVNLVDAAGRRFSFFDGRHPADLRLPRAFYLPYAERSRHVHLSITGVNRDMYGDLHRLGRTTSTDLHDWDGRNPHHRDYAVNSDLVFLSVAGCRGRHEELMRTILAEGRAEVVVATAGAEGCHLLTRDDLDRGARAAHHLPAVDPGRPVVDSNGAGDAFVSGFLYAWFRGRAPLDCARAGSAAGAFACTAAGTHTAFIGPEDL
- a CDS encoding response regulator; its protein translation is MSGVSGRVLVVDDSEAIRQLIRVNLELEGFEVVTAADGAECLEVVRRVKPDVVTLDVVMPRLDGLRTAARLRATPGTSRLPIAIVSACTPADLDLGEAVGVDGYLGKPFDPADLVALVRRLMAMDGMPGGFRPERTDRTDRG
- a CDS encoding trypsin-like serine peptidase; this translates as MGQHRRPTPRRRLLAPTLFTAFSAVTVAAVVTGMHSLSPSEATAASSPSRASPTASASPPAASPPAAVPSAAPVSTSPVVPSAQSSSPPSTEDATPSPTPTATPSTPSTAPSATATAPVTPESVTVGVLFTGSVPAGNHFCTASVVHSPTRNLLLTAAHCLNTTDTVTFAPGYRDGRTPFGTWQVTAIHTTTGWSQRADQDEDFAFLETAPSNGRKVEDVVGGNRLGVDEPFDATIRLYGYAADSESPNLCTNTSGRQSSYQRVISCPGYPAGTSGGPWINTATGDVVGAIGGYQQGGETDDVSYSAYFDHTIAALFSQTEAAAS